Proteins found in one Channa argus isolate prfri chromosome 7, Channa argus male v1.0, whole genome shotgun sequence genomic segment:
- the ifnlr1 gene encoding interferon lambda receptor 1, translated as MKMWSMRVSLLLLVCYACLALNCNARVYFVSKNFNNILHWDPVKTATPEEKVLYSVWYKSDTMDKFQLKEECHNITALSCDLTAETPSVYDIQYKALVLINGSSHGLSLRFKPLAETILGPPKLSISTTVLLLHVKVTLPLGPNGVSIADIINGSTKGPNQGAIIYTLKITEPKSAALEEKKTTGQFVIDLKSKLSLYCGYVVYVPLSESGRSQSQNASFCVTVPADHRMLVPWLLIGAAFLAAIIIMSVLYTYNYVKGGKQNSMPQSLVTATGTLNKVLQPQDRKLSISKPELCTPTKTSYATIQPSVKPNLLSITNGGYSPQDVTLQAWTGSSVGTDEHSPNPITLDSSSQSEIYSVVVINRENKDFQQVTTKNTNSSNVASSSSSSSSSSSHRESSDKGEMSRIPATLHDLDATESDQGRPLLLHTERNPSGQLMLSLLFPPLQSSTNTGPSPLTSERKPLLSDLIDTKAGPSLASLLSFDSSEWSDSGCDDTTVDTPTIYSPSLTAVPDFHQGCLDTPATEAAFESGYKQNWMSEILVEAGGNNSCIYKRTNYL; from the exons ATGAAGATGTGGTCTATGAGGGTCAGCCTCCTCCTGCTGGTCTGTTATG CTTGTCTTGCTCTGAATTGCAATGCTAGAGTATATTTTGTCTCGAAGAACTTTAACAACATACTCCACTGGGACCCTGTGAAAACTGCAACTCCTGAGGAAAAGGTACTCTATAGCGTCTGGTACAAGAG TGATACTATGGACAAGTTCCAGCTAAAAGAGGAGTGTCACAACATTACTGCTCTGTCATGTGACCTGACTGCAGAAACTCCTTCAGTTTATGACATTCAATACAAGGCTTTGGTGCTCATAAACGGCAGCAGCCACGGATTATCCTTAAGGTTTAAACCTTTAGCAGAGA CTATTTTGGGTCCACCGAAGTTGTCTATAAGCACAACAGTGTTGTTACTGCATGTTAAGGTCACTCTGCCCCTGGGTCCAAATGGAGTCTCCATTGCAGACATTATCAATGGAAGCACAAAAGGACCCAATCAAGGTGCAATTATTTACACCTTAAAGATCACTGAACCAAAGTCAGCTGCATTG gaagaaaaaaaaacaaccggCCAGTTTGTCATcgatttaaaaagcaaattatCGTTGTACTGTGGCTATGTGGTCTACGTGCCCTTATCAGAGTCTGGTCGCTCACAGAGCCAGAATGCCTCCTTTTGTGTCACAGTCCCAG CTGATCACAGGATGCTTGTGCCATGGCTTCTAATCGGTGCAGCTTTTCTGGCGGCCATAATCATCATGTCGGTTCTGTATACATACAACTATGTCAAgggtggaaaacaaaacagcatgcCACAATCATTG GTAACGGCTACTGGCACCCTAAATAAAGTACTGCAGCCTCAAGACAGGAAACTCAGCATTTCCAAACCAGAGCTCTGCACTCCAACCAAAACATCTTACGCTACCATCCAGCCAAGTGTCAAGCCAAATTTGCTCTCGATTACCAATGGAGGTTATTCCCCCCAGGACGTTACTCTGCAAGCTTGGACTGGCTCCTCTGTGGGCACAGATGAACATAGTCCAAACCCAATTACCCTGGACTCAAGCTCCCAGTCTGAAATTTACAGCGTGGTGGTTATTAATAGAGAGAATAAAGATTTTCAGCAGGTTActactaaaaatacaaacagtagTAATgtagcatcatcatcatcatcatcatcatcatcatcatcccatAGAGAGTCCTCGGATAAAGGCGAAATGAGTCGAATACCAGCCACACTTCATGATCTGGATGCTACTGAGAGCGATCAAGGCAGGCCCTTGTTGTTGCACACAGAGCGCAATCCCAGTGGACAACTAATGCTGTCTTTGCTTTTTCCCCCGTTGCAAAGCAGCACAAATACTGGACCATCACCTCTTACCTCTGAAAGAAAACCTCTTTTATCGGACCTAATAGACACCAAGGCGGGGCCGTCATTAGCATCGCTGCTGAGCTTTGACAGCTCTGAGTGGTCAGACTCTGGGTGTGATGATACCACTGTAGACACACCAACTATTTATTCCCCATCTCTGACAGCTGTACCTGATTTCCACCAGGGATGTCTGGACACACCAGCCACTGAAGCCGCATTTGAATCTGGTTACAAACAAAACTGGATGTCTGAAATCCTTGTTGAAGCTGGAGGAAATAACAGTTGTATATACAAAAGGACAAACTATCTTTGA